The following DNA comes from bacterium.
TGGGTAACACATATTATGAGGCAACGACGCCATTTCAAAAAAACCTTCGGTAACAATATTTATGAGCCAATGCGCCGTTGCGTCGGGAGCCGCGAGGGTATTGACTTTTGAGGAAAAGTTGCTATATTGGGCTTCGTTTCAAGTGATCCCGAGTAGCTCAACCGGCAGAGCGGGTGGCTGTTAACCACTAGGTTGTAGGTTCGAGTCCTACCTCGGGAGCGAAAAAAATCCCAGAGTCTTCTGGGATTTTTTGTTTTGGGCCAATTTCGAGCCGGAGAGATTGGCTGGCAACTCGAAGAGACTGCAACGGCCCGAGCAAAGGTGCCAATCCGGCTGTTCGGGCCACCGTTTTCTGCTTCCGTGCGGAGATGGTCTGCGCCCGCCGCGAAAATCGGGCTGCGCCGCCTGCCGGCAAGTTTCAGATTGACATTTCTGCGGCATTTCAACATATTTCGGCCGGCTGTTCGGTTTCGACTTCATGGCCGGTAACGAATCTCATGATGAAGTGCCACGGCAAATTTATGAAACTCTTCCGGCACGCCGGGCGCGTGCTTGGGTTGATCCTGCTCTCGATTGCCCTGTGCCGTTGCGGCTCCGGGGCCAGCTCCCGCACCCTGCAGCCTGACCAGACGCTCAGCTCACGCGAGGTGCAAAAATCCCTTACCGCTGTCGTCGCTTCGATCGTGGGCGTGGGCGCGATTTTCAACTACCGGGTGGAAACCTACAACCATGAAATCCCGCAGGGCAAATTCCAGCCGGATTCCACCAGCCCCACCGGTTATCAACTGCAAGCCGGCAACTCCGTTTCCCGCAGCGAGCAGACCGAACGCGTGAACGGCGCGGGCCTGGTGCTGCATCGCGACACCAACCACACGGTGATTCTCACCTGCGCGCATGTGGTCGTGCATGGCGATACCATCAGGACCTACTATCGCGACAGCTTTGGCCGGCGCACTGACATTCTGCATTCGCGCGCGGTCTTGCGCCGGCAGGAATTCTACGTGCTCAACCAGAGCAACCATCTCATCAGCGCAGAACTCATTACCGCCGACGAACGTGCCGATTTGGCGCTGCTGCGCGTCTCCTCCAACTTCGTCGTGGGCTTTCCCTTCCCCTTCGAAGTCGCGTATGAGGAACCGCTGGTCTGGGGCGATTACTGCTATCTTTTCGGCTATCCGAAGGAGACCAAGCAACTGACCAGCGGCTTGGTGAGCATGCTGCCGCATGAGGGCTTTTTCATGATCGATGCGGTGGCGCGTTCGGGGTTTTCCGGCGGGCCGGTTTTTGTCGTGCGGCCCCCGCGCGGGTTGCAGCTTACCGGCGTCATCCGCGGCGTATCCTCGGAGAAACTGTACTACGTCGCGCCGCCGGAAAACGCGCTGGTGGGAGAGGCGCTCACGCCCGAAGAACTGCAGCAGCTCAGCGCCCAGGAAATCAACCTGATCAACTACGGCGCCGCGTATGCCGTCGGGCCGCAGCTCATCGGCAGGTTTCTCAAGGCGGCGGTGCCGGCGCTCGAACGCGCGGGCATTCAACTGGCCGACAAATATCTTCCGCGCTGAACACCGGCGTACTGCCGCCGGCCGGAACCATTGTCTTTTACTTCGTGCAACCAACTCTCAGGAAGGAAAACACATGCAACGACGCATTGTCTGGAGTTTCATGCTGCTGTGGGCAACTGCGCAATGGGCGGGCGCCCAGGAAAAGGTCGTGATCGTGCCCAAGCGGGTGGAGAGCGCGCCGCGTGCCGTCAATGACAGCACCGACCTCTTTGCCAAGTCCTATCGCTTCTTCATTGAAGGCGAAACCGATATGGCGGTGGACTCGCTGCGCAAACTCATCGATCAAAGCGGCCTCAAACTCAATCCCGACGCCTACTACATCGTGGTCGCCAATTTCACCGACCGCGTTTCCCCGATCGGCCTGCTGCACGGCAACTCCAGCTTTCTCGACACCCGGCTTTATGGCCTGAAAAGCGACAGCCTGTACTATCTCTTCATCTCGCGCACGGAAAACGCGCCGTCCTTCGTCTCGGTGATGTTGAAAACGAAAAAGACGCCGTTTGAAGCCAATTTGCCGGCGTTCCTGCAACTCATCGGCTTCGGCTTGCCAGGCGCGCTCGACCAGCCGGAGCAGAAAACCACCTGGCTGGATTTGCGCCGCTTCGAAGTCCCGGAAAAATTCCAGAAGGTTTCGGACATTTCCGTGATCGTGAAGAAATCGCTGGAGGAGGACCGCTACCTGGCGGCGGCAGTGTTCGATAATACGCCACTGGAACGCTGGAGCTACGGCATTGCCACCGCCATTACGACGCTTAATGACGTCACGCTCGAAATCGGCGAGGACGGCACGATTGTGGTCCGTCCCAAACCCACCGGTGATTTGGCGGCTTTCGGCGTGGTCAACTTTCATTTCAAACCGGTGGATACCAAGGCGCCGACGCTGGCCAGTTCGGTGCACCTGCTGGGTGGCTTGCGATTGGCTACGCACATCGAGCCGCTGCTGGGTTTGGGCATCGGCCTGCCGATCGCCGCGTTTGAGCTGCACGTATTCGCGGGCGGCAGCCTGGCATTTCAAAACGAACTAAAGGCCGGCTTTCAGATTGGGCAGCGCGTCTTGAACGAGCAGGATCCCTTCAAGCTCAAACTGAAGGCCTACCCGCGCTTTGGGTTGGAACTGAAGTTTCCTTAGCGGCCGTGCGCGGAAGTGGATGGCACGACCAGAAGCCCTGCCTGGTGCAGGGCTTTTTGTTTTGGCTGATTGAGGCCGGCTGAAGCGAAGTAAGGGGCGGTGAGCGATCGCCAGAGATTTCAGCATCAAACAAAAAAGGCCAGCATTGACCGTCTCGTCAATTTGGCCTTTTTTGTTTTGCGTCCACACTTTGCATCCAAAGCGGGAAGCAGGGTTGGTGCGGAAGGGGGGACTCGAACCCCCACGGGCGAAGCCCACTACCCCCTCAAGATAGCGTGTCTACCAGGTTTCACCACTTCCGCAAGTGAAATCCCCCGGCTTGAACACTCTCAAAACAACGTTCTTACTGTTGCTGCGGCGAGGCCGGTTGCTGCTGCGCCGGTGCCGGCACGGTCTGCGTGCCGGGCACGACCGGCGCGCCGATATCAGCCGGCGAAGGCGTGCGCGTTTGGCGCTCCTGGCGTTCCTGGCCCACCAGACTGCTTGACGGTGTCGAGCTTGATTTCATCAAGCCCAAGATCAGCGCCAGGATCATGAAGCTGGCGGCCAGAATCGCAGTCAGCTTGCTCAGAAACGTGGCAGCGCCGCGGGTTCCGAAAACTGTGCCCATGGTGCTGCCGCCGAAAGATCCGGCCAAACCGCCGCCTTTGCTCGCCTGCATCAGAATGACAGCCGTTTGCAGCAGGGCGACCAGAAGAAAGATGGTGATCAGAAATCCGTACATGAAAAAAATCCCAGATGGTTCACGTCATGATAGATTTTCCGCGGCCTTGATGATGGCCGCGAAACCTTCCGCTTCCAAACTCGCGCCACCCACGAGTGCGCCGTCGATATCCGGCTGCTGCATCAACTCTGCGGCATTGGCGGGTTTCACGCTGCCGCCATACTGAATCCGGCAGGCCGCGGCGGTGGCGCCGTCATACAAAGCCCCGAGCAGACTGCGAATGAACGCATGCACTTCCTGCGCCTGCTCGGGCGTGGCATTCACGCCCGTGCCGATCGCCCACACCGGTTCGTAAGCAATGGTGACCGGCGCAAGCTCGTTGGCCGTGAGGCCTTGCAAGGCGCCCCGCACCTGCGTTTCGACCACGCGCTGCGTGTCGCCGGCCTGGCGTTGGGCGAGCGTCTCGCCGAGGCAGACAATCGGCCGCAGCCCGCCGGCCAGCGCCCGCTTGAGCCGGCGATTGACGGTTTCATCCGTTTCGCCGAAATACTGGCGCCGCTCGGAATGGCCGATGAGAACATATTCACAACCGGCGCTCTGCAACATCGCTCCGGCGATTTCGCCGGTGAAGGCGCCCTTTTCCTCCCAGTGCAGATTCTGTCCGCCCAACTTGATCGCCGAGCCTTTGAGCAGTTCTGCCGCCAAGCCCAGGTGGGTGAAAGGCGGAAAAACCGCCATGTCAACTTTCGTGATGTTCACGACTTTGACTTTGAGCGCCTTGATCAAGGCGGCGCCTTCGGTCAAGGTCGTGAACATTTTCCAATTGCCGGCCACGAACGGGCGGCGCGTACGACTTGCCATTGGTTCCTCTTAGAGCGAACGTGCCATGAGGTGAATCAAGTCGATGACGCGGCACGAAAAGCCCCATTCATTGTCGTACCAGGAAAAGATTTTCACGGTCTTGCCGTCGTTATTCACGAAGGTCGACAGCAAATCGACGATGGAGGAATTGGGATTCATGCGAAAATCGATCGACACCAACGGTTCGGTGGTGTAGCCCAGGATGCCCTTCAACTTGCCGTCCGCCGCTTCCTTCAACGCTTGATTGACTTCCTCGACCGAGGTGGCTTTCTCGACTTCGAAGGTGACGTCGACCAGCGAAACGTTGGGCGTGGGCACGCGCACGGCGATGCCGTCCATCTTGCCCTTGAGCTCGGGGATCACTTCCGCCACGGCTTTGGCGGCGCCGGTGGTGGTCGGGATCATCGACAAGCCGGCGGCACGGGCGCGGCGCAGATCCTTGTGCGGCAGATCAAGAATCTTCTGATCGTTGGTGTAAGCGTGAATCGTGGTCATCAAACCACTCTTGATGCCGAATTTTTCCAAAATGACTTTGGCGACCGGCGTCAGGCAGTTGGTGGTGCACGAAGCATTGGAGACCACGTGATGCTTGGCGGGATCGTAAGAGCTGTCGTTCACGCCGATCACCACGGACAGGTCGTGGCCCTTGGCGGGCGCGGTGATGATGACTTTCTTGGCGCCGCCGGAGTTGATGTGCTTGACCGCTGCGTCCTTGTTGGTGAAGAGTCCGGTCGATTCCACCACGATGTCCACGCCGAGATCGCGCCACTTGAGATTCGCCGGATCCTTCTCCGCGAAAACCTTGAGCGGCTTGCCATTCACCAGAATGTTGTTGTCTTTCGCGGTGACTTCGGCCTCGAGGTTGCCGAGAATGGAATCATACTTCAGCAAATGCGCCAGGGTTTTGGCATCGGTAATGTCATTGACCGCGACGAATTCGATGTCTTTGTCCTGCATCGCGGCACGATAGATATTGCGCCCGATTCTGCCGAATCCATTAATGCCGACCTTTACTGCCATACACTCCTCCACGCGCTAACGTTCACTGCAACCATGTTGAGCTTATCCAAAGAAAACTTTGGCAATTTCGAGAATCTCGGGGTCGATCGTTTTGGGCTGTTTGAGCGCCACGACCATCGGCACTTCGACGATTTCGGTGCCGCGCAGCGCCGGCATGTAGCCGAATTTGCCCTGATGAACCATGTCCGCGGCCCGCACGCCGAAGCGGGTGGCCAGCAGACGGTCGTAGGAGGTCGGCGAGCCGCCGCGTTGCAACGGGCCCAGCACGGTCACCCGCACTTCCGTTTGTACCAGCAACTGCTCGAGTTGGCGGCCGACATAGTCGCCGATGCCGCCGTACACCGGATGATCAAACTCATCCACCGGACGGGGCAGGCTGGCATCGCGGTCAGCTTCGCGCGGCCGCGCGCCTTCCGCCACCACGATGATGCTGAAGTTCCGTCCGCGGCGCTTGCGCGCTTCGATGGCCTTCGCAACTTCGGCCACGGAAAACGGCTGTTCCGGTACCAAAATATAATCGGCGCCGCCGGCAATGCCCGCCGCTGCGGCAATGGCGCCGGAAAAACGGCCCAGCACTTCCAACACCATCACGCGGTGATGCGCCTCGGCGGTGCTGTGCAGCCGGTCAATCGCCTCGGTGGCCACGCCCACCGCCGTATCGAATCCGAAGGAGACGTCGGTGCCCGCCACATCATTGTCAATGGTTTTCGGAATGCCCACCACCTTCAGGCTCCGATCCGCCAGCTTGTGCGCCACTCCCATGGTGTCTTCCCCGCCGATGACCACCAGCGCATCGATCTCGTAGCCCTGTGTATTCTCCAGAATCTTCGCGACGCTGGCTTCGCTCTTGAAGGGGTTGACCAGCGAGGTGCCGAGAATCGTTCCGCCCTTGGGCAGGATGCCGGACACCGAATACAGGCTGAGCGGTTCGATATCTGCATCGATCAAACCCTCCCAGCCGTTGCGAACGCCCAGCACTTGGTCGTCGTAGGCGGTAATCGCGCGCCGGGTAACGGCGCGTATGCACGCATTCAAACCCGGACAATCACTGCCGCCTGTTAATACCCCGACTCTCATGCTGCACAGTCCTCCATAACGATTAAATTCCCAAGCGATTCACCAATCCTTGATGAGATTCGACTTGGGAAAGATGAAGTCTCGATCATTGCGGTGAAGCTGCAACCAAATTCAAAAACGACCGGCAAAGATAGCAAAAATCGCCTGGATTGTCAAGCTTTTATCCCGCCGCAATCAGCTTAATTCCCAGCTCTTGCAACTGCTTCGGCGAAACCGGCGAAGGTGAGCCGTCCATCAACGATACCGCCGAGTTGGTTTTGGGAAAGGCAATGACGTCGCGAATCGACTTGCGGCCGGCCAGCAGCATGACCAGGCGGTCGAACCCGAAAGCAATGCCGCCGTGCGGCGGCGCGCCGTATTCGAACGCCTCCAGGAGAAAGCCGAATTTCTGCTCGGCCTCCTCCTCGCCGATATTGAGCAGCCGGAACATCTTCTGCTGAATGTCACGGCGGTGAATTCGAATGCTGCCGCCCGCGATTTCGGTACCGTTGAGCACGAGATCGTAGGCCTTTGCCCGTACCTCGCCGGGCGCAGTGTCCATCAAGGCCAGGTCCTCATCCAGCGGCGAAGTGAACGGATGATGGCATGCCACCCAGCGGCCGTCTGCGTGATCGAACTCCAGCAGGGGGAACTCGACCACCCACAGAAGATCGAGCCTATCCTTGGGAATCAAGTTTTCCGCTTGCGCAAGTTTCAGTCGCAGTGCACCCAGCACTTCCCGGGCCTTTTCCTGCTTGTCGGCCACGAACAACAACAAATCCTCCACGCCGGCGCCAAAGCGCTGGTTCACGCGATTCACGATTGCCGCAGGAAAGAACTTGGCCGCGGCGCCTTGCCAGCCCTCGCTGCTGTTCTTGATTGCCACCAAGCCCTGCGCGCCCATCTGGGTCACGAGCTGGGTAAGCTCGTCGATCTGTTTGCGGGAGTATTTCGCGCCGCCGGGCAGGCAGATTCCCTGCACGCTCTTGCCGCTTGTGGCCGCCTCGACAAAAATGCGAAAACCGCAGTCCGGCGCCAGGTCCGTGATATCGCGCAGTTCCATGCCGAAGCGGGTGTCGGGCCGGTCGCTGCCGAAACGCGCCATGGCCTCGGCATACGTCATGCGCGGCAGCGGCAGCGTGAGTTGCTGGCCGAGCGTCGCCTGCACCATCTCCGCGACCAGGCCTTCCATCAGGCCAAGCACGTCATTGTGATCGACGAACGACATTTCCACGTCGATCTGGGTGAATTCCGGCTGGCGGTCGGCGCGCAGGTCCTCGTCGCGGAAGCAGCGCACGATTTGAAAATAACGATCCAGACCGGAGACCATCAGGATTTGCTTGTAGGTCTGCGGGCTTTGCGGCAGCGCATAGAAGCTGCCGTGGTAGAGCCGGCTGGGCACCAGATAGTCGCGCGCCCCCTCGGGCGTGCTTTTCATCAACATGGGCGTTTCGATTTCCAGGAAACTGTGGCGGTCAAAATACCGCCGCACAAGCTGGGCAAGCTGATGCCGGATGATGAGATTGCGCTGCATTTCGGGGCGGCGCAAATCGAGATAGCGGTATTTCAAGCGCAAATCCTCAGCCGCCTCGGTGCGATCATCAATCGCAAACGGCGGCGTTTTGGCGGGATTGAGAATCTTCAACTCCTGCGCCCGCACTTCGATTTCCCCGGTGGCGAGATTGGGATTGGACATGCCCGCCGGCCGGTGCGCAACCGTGCCGCGCACCGCAATGACGAATTCGCTGCGCAGCCCCTGCGCCAGCGCGTGCACCTGCGGGTTATCGGGCGCAAAAATGACCTGGGTCTTGCCGTAACGGTCGCGCAAATCGATGAAGAGCACGCCGCCGTGATCACGCCAACTATCGACCCAACCCGTCAGAGTCACTGCCGTGCCCTGATGTTCCGGACGCAGCGCACCGCAGGTGTGCGAGCGTTTCCACGCGCCGGCCGTGCCGGCGCCGGTCATGATCCCAGCCGAGGCTGCTTGCGGCGCAACGATTTTGGTTTCCAACGATGTCCTCCGTGAAAGTTTCGGTATTCGCGAGCCGGAATATAGCAAAATTTGACAAAATAAAAAACCGCTCGTCCAACGACCCGACGCGGTCATCGCTGGAACAAGCGGTTGGAAATAAAATTCGCGAAGTGTGAAAATCAGTAGCCGAAGGTGTACACCTGGCGCACGGTGGTATTGCCCTTCTTGGGATCGATGGCGCCGAAATCATCCCAGCGCCGGATGCGGCTGAGAATGCATTCCTCCACGTCGGGATTGTTGACCGTCTTGGAGACGATGGTCGCGCTTTCCACCGTACCCTGCGGCGTGATCACGAAGCGCACGACGATTTTGCCCTTCAAGTTCGGGTCACGCTTGATCGCGCGCTGATAGCAATACTCGATGGCCGGGCTGTGCGTGGCAACCACCGCCTGAATGGCGTCGGCATCACGGCCCGAGCCGCCGGTTTGTCCCTCTTCCGCTTCGATCAGCGGCTTCTCGCTGCTGATGACCAGCTCGCCCGACCGGCTCACGCCTTTGGCCTTGCCTTCGCCCAAGCCGCCAACCAGGGCATCGATGTTGCCGGTGCCGGTGTCACGGCCGCCGCGAACGCGGCCTTTGCCGGGGCCGCCGGAACCCACGCCCGTACCTTCAGCGCCTGCACCGCCCTCGGCTTCCGCCCCGCTGCCGGCGCGCTTGATGCCGGTCACACCCGCCAGCGCTTCGTCAAGATTGGCGTTGGCATCGTGGCCGCCCAGAATGTCCGCGGCCGATTCCCCGGTTGCCAATCCGCTGCTGCTCGTCAACAAACCGAGCAAACCCTGGTTGCCCACTTGCTGGCTAATGGCCGCGCGCGAGCGCCGGCCGCCCGCGACCGGGCCGCTGGTACCGGCAATTTCGCCGCCGCCACCGGCTTCACCCGTGGGACTGCCGCCGGGGCTGCCGCGCGAGCCGCGCCGGGAAGCCGTGGTACCCACGGCGCCGGTAGCCGCGGTCGTGCTGGCTTCCGACTCCTCTTCCGGCGCCGCGATTGGCTCAGATTCCTGCGGCGTTTCGACGAACTTCGTCTCCTTGGCGGCCTTGTCGAGCACCAGCCGCGCAAACTGCTCCTGCACCCGGGTCACGTCGTGGCTCGGCGGGTTGTTGATGAGATAGGTAATGAGGAGGAAATGGACAAGCAGGGAACCGATCAGCGTCATGGTGAAACGGCGATCGAACGACTGCCACCAGTGAAACTCGAATTCCTTGGGGAAAGCAAGGCGAGCGTCCGCTGTGCGGTCGAGTGAAAGACTGCTCCTGCTCTGCGCCGGCATAGGATCCCTGGAGGTTGTTGAACTCATCTGACTGAAAGAATTGATTCATCGTCCGCGCGGCACGGCCAGCCGCAAGGCGGCAATACCGGAGACTTATTCACCCTCACGGTAAACGACCAGCCGCATGTTGGGGTAATCGGAAACGCCGCACGTGCGCATCACCTTCACCAACTCGGCATACGGCAG
Coding sequences within:
- the gap gene encoding type I glyceraldehyde-3-phosphate dehydrogenase, with the translated sequence MAVKVGINGFGRIGRNIYRAAMQDKDIEFVAVNDITDAKTLAHLLKYDSILGNLEAEVTAKDNNILVNGKPLKVFAEKDPANLKWRDLGVDIVVESTGLFTNKDAAVKHINSGGAKKVIITAPAKGHDLSVVIGVNDSSYDPAKHHVVSNASCTTNCLTPVAKVILEKFGIKSGLMTTIHAYTNDQKILDLPHKDLRRARAAGLSMIPTTTGAAKAVAEVIPELKGKMDGIAVRVPTPNVSLVDVTFEVEKATSVEEVNQALKEAADGKLKGILGYTTEPLVSIDFRMNPNSSIVDLLSTFVNNDGKTVKIFSWYDNEWGFSCRVIDLIHLMARSL
- a CDS encoding serine protease, whose translation is MKLFRHAGRVLGLILLSIALCRCGSGASSRTLQPDQTLSSREVQKSLTAVVASIVGVGAIFNYRVETYNHEIPQGKFQPDSTSPTGYQLQAGNSVSRSEQTERVNGAGLVLHRDTNHTVILTCAHVVVHGDTIRTYYRDSFGRRTDILHSRAVLRRQEFYVLNQSNHLISAELITADERADLALLRVSSNFVVGFPFPFEVAYEEPLVWGDYCYLFGYPKETKQLTSGLVSMLPHEGFFMIDAVARSGFSGGPVFVVRPPRGLQLTGVIRGVSSEKLYYVAPPENALVGEALTPEELQQLSAQEINLINYGAAYAVGPQLIGRFLKAAVPALERAGIQLADKYLPR
- the tpiA gene encoding triose-phosphate isomerase, which encodes MASRTRRPFVAGNWKMFTTLTEGAALIKALKVKVVNITKVDMAVFPPFTHLGLAAELLKGSAIKLGGQNLHWEEKGAFTGEIAGAMLQSAGCEYVLIGHSERRQYFGETDETVNRRLKRALAGGLRPIVCLGETLAQRQAGDTQRVVETQVRGALQGLTANELAPVTIAYEPVWAIGTGVNATPEQAQEVHAFIRSLLGALYDGATAAACRIQYGGSVKPANAAELMQQPDIDGALVGGASLEAEGFAAIIKAAENLS
- the secG gene encoding preprotein translocase subunit SecG; the encoded protein is MYGFLITIFLLVALLQTAVILMQASKGGGLAGSFGGSTMGTVFGTRGAATFLSKLTAILAASFMILALILGLMKSSSTPSSSLVGQERQERQTRTPSPADIGAPVVPGTQTVPAPAQQQPASPQQQ
- a CDS encoding ATP-dependent 6-phosphofructokinase, which gives rise to MRVGVLTGGSDCPGLNACIRAVTRRAITAYDDQVLGVRNGWEGLIDADIEPLSLYSVSGILPKGGTILGTSLVNPFKSEASVAKILENTQGYEIDALVVIGGEDTMGVAHKLADRSLKVVGIPKTIDNDVAGTDVSFGFDTAVGVATEAIDRLHSTAEAHHRVMVLEVLGRFSGAIAAAAGIAGGADYILVPEQPFSVAEVAKAIEARKRRGRNFSIIVVAEGARPREADRDASLPRPVDEFDHPVYGGIGDYVGRQLEQLLVQTEVRVTVLGPLQRGGSPTSYDRLLATRFGVRAADMVHQGKFGYMPALRGTEIVEVPMVVALKQPKTIDPEILEIAKVFFG
- a CDS encoding TonB family protein, with the protein product MPAQSRSSLSLDRTADARLAFPKEFEFHWWQSFDRRFTMTLIGSLLVHFLLITYLINNPPSHDVTRVQEQFARLVLDKAAKETKFVETPQESEPIAAPEEESEASTTAATGAVGTTASRRGSRGSPGGSPTGEAGGGGEIAGTSGPVAGGRRSRAAISQQVGNQGLLGLLTSSSGLATGESAADILGGHDANANLDEALAGVTGIKRAGSGAEAEGGAGAEGTGVGSGGPGKGRVRGGRDTGTGNIDALVGGLGEGKAKGVSRSGELVISSEKPLIEAEEGQTGGSGRDADAIQAVVATHSPAIEYCYQRAIKRDPNLKGKIVVRFVITPQGTVESATIVSKTVNNPDVEECILSRIRRWDDFGAIDPKKGNTTVRQVYTFGY
- the aspS gene encoding aspartate--tRNA ligase, whose translation is MTGAGTAGAWKRSHTCGALRPEHQGTAVTLTGWVDSWRDHGGVLFIDLRDRYGKTQVIFAPDNPQVHALAQGLRSEFVIAVRGTVAHRPAGMSNPNLATGEIEVRAQELKILNPAKTPPFAIDDRTEAAEDLRLKYRYLDLRRPEMQRNLIIRHQLAQLVRRYFDRHSFLEIETPMLMKSTPEGARDYLVPSRLYHGSFYALPQSPQTYKQILMVSGLDRYFQIVRCFRDEDLRADRQPEFTQIDVEMSFVDHNDVLGLMEGLVAEMVQATLGQQLTLPLPRMTYAEAMARFGSDRPDTRFGMELRDITDLAPDCGFRIFVEAATSGKSVQGICLPGGAKYSRKQIDELTQLVTQMGAQGLVAIKNSSEGWQGAAAKFFPAAIVNRVNQRFGAGVEDLLLFVADKQEKAREVLGALRLKLAQAENLIPKDRLDLLWVVEFPLLEFDHADGRWVACHHPFTSPLDEDLALMDTAPGEVRAKAYDLVLNGTEIAGGSIRIHRRDIQQKMFRLLNIGEEEAEQKFGFLLEAFEYGAPPHGGIAFGFDRLVMLLAGRKSIRDVIAFPKTNSAVSLMDGSPSPVSPKQLQELGIKLIAAG